The Deltaproteobacteria bacterium region TCTAGGCCGGTAGTGGGTTCGTCAAAGAGGACGGTCTCCGGGTCTGTAACGAGGGCCCTTGCCAGCGCCACTCTTTTTTTCATCCCACCTGAAAGCTGGGAGGGGTATTTCTCGTCGATCTTGTGCAGATCAAGCCTGCTCATCATGTCTTGCACAAGCCTTCGGATTTCTCCTTCCGGCAACTTAGTTCTTTCCTTCAAGGGGAGGGCAACGTTGTCAAAGACGGTCATAGAGTCGAAAAGAGCCGTGTTTTGAAACATGTAGCTGAATTTTCTTTTAATAGCCCTTCGTTCTTCCTTGTTCATGGCCGAAAGTGGTTGACCACTAAACAGCACCTGGCCGGAATCAGGCTCGATAAGGCCTATGATATGCTTCAGCAGCACACTCTTGCCCACCCCGCTTTTGCCAATAATAGTGGTGACCTCCCCCTGGTAGATGCTCAGATTTGCGCCTTCCAGGATGGCTTGTTCCCCGAACTTCTTGGAGACGTTTTTGAACTCTATGAGCGGCTGTGTCATGATCCCTACAACAAAAAGGATGTAAGCACGTAGTCAACAATCAGGACAAGGACGCAGGAGATAACCACGGCCGAAGTGGTCGAAAGGCTGACGCCCTTGGCTCCGAATCCTTGAGCACGAGTGTGGGTAAAGAAACCCTGAAAGCAGCAGACAGTGGCAACAACGGTTGCAAATGCAATCGACTTGATGAATCCCCCTACAATATCTTCCATGAGTACGCTGGATTCGACCCGCGAGAAATAGACGCCGGGGTTGATGCCAAGGAGGCACGAGCCTGTCACATAGCCTCCGAAAATACCCACCACGTCAAAAAGGGCGGTGAGGAGGGGAAAGCTGATCAGGGCCGCGGCGATTCTGGGACTCACCAGGAACCTTATTGGGCTGATGTCCATGGTTTCAAGGGCATCGATTTCTTCGGAAATCCGCATAATTCCAATCTCCGCGGCAATTGCTGAGCCTGCCCGCCCGATAACCATGATGGCCGTCATTACGGGGCCGAGCTCCCGGACCAGAGATAAAGCCACTGCCGCGCCCAGCAGACCCTCGGACCCAAATTTCACCAGCGTGTAGTAGCCCTGAAGGCCAAGGACCATGCCCGTGAAGGCCGCAGTCAGGGAAACAACAAAGACCGACTTCATCCCAATGAAGTAGACTTGGTGAATGATCTTGGATAGTTGAATAGGAATGGAAAAGATCAGGAGAAAACCCTTGAAAAAGAATACGGCAATCCTTCCCATCTCCTGAATCAAGAAGATGGTGAATCTGCCGAGGCCAGCTATGGGCGGAGCAACTATCTCAAAAGGTGAGATCACGGGTGCCCTTCAGAAGAAAACCAAATATGGCAATCAAAGTCTCTCTTACGGCTAGCAGGAATCATGCCTTAATGTTGAGAGCAGATAAATTTTTCTTGAAATTATTGTTGACACAGATTCTGTGTTGGATACTTAGGGAGGATACCAAGGAAGGTGGCGAGGCCTCTTATGGGGGCGGCCTGGGGGAATTGAGGGACTCGGGCGGGATAGCCTCTTGTCTGGCGGTTTTTTGAAGCATAGAGAGGCATAGAGAGGAGAAGCGGACATGGGCATTGAAATGACACCTATAGGTTTTGTGAAGACCGATGCCGAAAAGGTTCCGCGACACTGGACTCTTTCAGATGTGGAGGGCACGTTGGTGGTTGAGGAGAAATACCTGGAAGGACTAAAAGACATCAGGTCCGGGCAACGAATCGTTGTGATTTTTCACTTCCACCGAAGCACAAAGTTCAGCTCACAATTTCTCAGTCAGACACCCCGGCACCGTGGCAAGAGATTGGGTGTTTTTAGCATCTGTTCTCCAATACGCCCCAACCCTATCGGGATGTCGGTTTTGGAGGTTCTTGGGAGGCAAGAGAACGTCATTTATGTCAAGGGGCTGGACATGCAGGACGGCACACCTATCTTGGATATCAAACCCCATGTTGAAGGCAGATCGAGTTGCCCCAGTTTTGAAGGCGAACGGCGTCCCACGACCCCTTAAGGCGTTGCGCGGGTCAGGTGTTTCAGGAGAGGTATCATGAAAAATGTCAGACGATCCTACTACAATGTATTTTCTCGATTTTATGACAAATTTGTGGCTCTTCATTCATCTGATGCCCAAGGAGCCCTGAGGCGATTCTTTTCAGACCAGGTGCCGGTAAAGGGAAATGAGTCTGTCCTGGATATCTGCACCGGAACAGGGTCGTTGCTACTCAATCTCAGGGAAAAGGCAGGAACTGATGGACTTGTGGTCGGGGTGGACTTTTCCACAGGCATGCTGAGAGTTGGTCAAGAAAAAACCAGAATCTATGAGAACGTCTTTTTGCTGGCCTCCGATGTGGGCTACCTTCCCTTTGACGCAGATGTGTTTGGCGCCGTGACATGCACTCACGCCTTTTACGAATTGAAAGGAGAGACACAAGATCGTGCGCTAGCAGAAATTGCTCGTGTTCTTAAACCCGGGGGACCTTTTCTCATGATGGAACATGATGTGCCTAAGCGTGCTCTGATAAGATTCTTATTCTATGTTCGGCTTTTTTCCATGGGCGCCAAAAGGGCGATACACATCTTGAGACATGAAAGGGAGGCTCTCGAAAAGCATTTTGCCGTGGTCGAGCAGATATTGACTCCCACAGGTAGATCCAAAGTCATGATATGTTGGAACTGAGAAGATGATGTTGTGAGGGAAATCCTTGCTCAAGACGCAGGCTTGTGATAGTTTCCCACTGCACGCTGCACCTAAACAGAGGACAGGAGGCGTATGATGGAATGGATAAATGCTGCGGTACTGATTGTAGTGATTGTTTTTGCACTTCATCACAAGAAAAAGATAAAGGCTTTGGGGGACGACGTTGCTTTGCATAAAGAAAAACTAGCCTTACAGGCAAACATGTTGGCCTTGCAGAAAGACACATTGGCATCACAGAAAGATCTGTTGACTTCATACAAAGATGCACTGGACAGTCTTAAAGCAAAACTCCCTGTTGGCAAGCCTTCACAACCTGAAGTTGAGGCGAAAACTGAAGAAGATGACATTGAATTGATACAACGGGATGACATGGCGGAAGAAAAGGCGAGGTTTGAGAAGGAAGTGCAAGAGAGAACAAAAACTATGGAATGGTACGAAAAGGAATTCTCTATCGGATTGCACGCCATTTTGGAGCTGTTTCTTCACGTCCCCCTTAGGATACAGAAATCGATTATAGCCAAAATGCCTGATAGTGTCATCAAGAAGGGATTTAAAAGGCTTTCAGGCAGAATCCAATGAAATAGCAAGAAAGCGTTTTGTGAACGACTTTGAGGATGTTGGCAGAACATTCTAGTTTCTTGGGCTTGACTTTCAAAGATCATTTGTTATTATTTTGAGGTTATTGATCCCCAGTAGCTCAGTTGGCAGAGCAGATGGCTGTTAACCATCGGGTCCGCGGTTCGAGTCCGTGCTGGGGAGCCATTTCGACTCAAAAGGACGCTATTGATTGCTCAATAAGCGTCCTTTTTCGCTCAAGGTCTTCGACCGAAGAAAGAAGTTGAGTCGAAATGGCCCTGAGCCCGTCGAAGGGCCTTTAGACATTAAGCCTCACCATTTGCCTGTGTTAAAATGCCTGCTTGGTTCTATATCCTCCGACTCCGTTCCGGCAC contains the following coding sequences:
- a CDS encoding ABC transporter permease; protein product: MGRIAVFFFKGFLLIFSIPIQLSKIIHQVYFIGMKSVFVVSLTAAFTGMVLGLQGYYTLVKFGSEGLLGAAVALSLVRELGPVMTAIMVIGRAGSAIAAEIGIMRISEEIDALETMDISPIRFLVSPRIAAALISFPLLTALFDVVGIFGGYVTGSCLLGINPGVYFSRVESSVLMEDIVGGFIKSIAFATVVATVCCFQGFFTHTRAQGFGAKGVSLSTTSAVVISCVLVLIVDYVLTSFLL
- a CDS encoding class I SAM-dependent methyltransferase, whose protein sequence is MKNVRRSYYNVFSRFYDKFVALHSSDAQGALRRFFSDQVPVKGNESVLDICTGTGSLLLNLREKAGTDGLVVGVDFSTGMLRVGQEKTRIYENVFLLASDVGYLPFDADVFGAVTCTHAFYELKGETQDRALAEIARVLKPGGPFLMMEHDVPKRALIRFLFYVRLFSMGAKRAIHILRHEREALEKHFAVVEQILTPTGRSKVMICWN
- the tsaA gene encoding tRNA (N6-threonylcarbamoyladenosine(37)-N6)-methyltransferase TrmO, encoding MGIEMTPIGFVKTDAEKVPRHWTLSDVEGTLVVEEKYLEGLKDIRSGQRIVVIFHFHRSTKFSSQFLSQTPRHRGKRLGVFSICSPIRPNPIGMSVLEVLGRQENVIYVKGLDMQDGTPILDIKPHVEGRSSCPSFEGERRPTTP